One segment of Bradyrhizobium sp. WD16 DNA contains the following:
- the ptsN gene encoding PTS IIA-like nitrogen regulatory protein PtsN, with amino-acid sequence MMITDLVAPEAIIPALKVNSKKQALQELAARAAALTGQNERAVFEVLLQREKLGTTAVGYGVAIPHGKLPKLEKLFGLFARLDRPIDFEAMDGQPVDLMFLLLAPEGAGADHLKALARIARLLRDQDVAKKLRASSDAQALYSVLALPPASAA; translated from the coding sequence ATGATGATTACCGATCTGGTCGCGCCCGAGGCGATTATCCCGGCGTTGAAGGTCAACAGCAAAAAGCAGGCGCTGCAGGAGCTCGCAGCGCGCGCTGCCGCGCTTACCGGCCAGAACGAACGCGCCGTCTTCGAGGTGCTGCTGCAGCGGGAGAAGCTCGGGACCACGGCGGTGGGTTACGGCGTCGCCATTCCCCACGGCAAGCTCCCCAAGCTCGAGAAGCTGTTCGGCCTGTTCGCCCGGCTCGATCGTCCGATCGATTTCGAGGCCATGGACGGCCAGCCGGTGGACCTGATGTTTCTGCTGCTCGCGCCCGAGGGCGCCGGAGCCGATCATCTCAAGGCGCTCGCGCGTATCGCGCGACTGTTGCGCGACCAGGACGTCGCCAAGAAGTTGCGCGCTTCGTCCGATGCCCAGGCGCTCTATTCGGTGCTGGCGCTGCCGCCGGCCTCGGCGGCGTGA
- a CDS encoding sn-glycerol-3-phosphate import ATP-binding protein UgpC produces the protein MAEVELNDVRKVYAGGVEAIKGVSLQIGDGRFCVLVGPSGCGKSTLLRMVAGLETVTSGTVAIGGRTVNEIEPADRDIAMVFQNYALYPHMSVYNNMAYGLRNRGMAKGEIDSRVRTAAQTLDIEALLARKPKQLSGGQRQRVAMGRAIVRQPKVFLFDEPLSNLDAKLRIAMRVEISRLQRRLGTTSIYVTHDQLEAMTLADMLVVMNAGQVEQIGPPLEVYRTPATTFVAAFIGAPPMNLSPLSGAEAAALAPEAPAGAILGIRPEDLVVTTGAAPQGGVALDLTVDAIEPVGAETFVYARRGTGQGNDGAIRADIDSDIVVRLPGQTAPPPGAPLRVAALREKLHLFSPDGRRRIDIRP, from the coding sequence ATGGCCGAGGTCGAGCTGAACGACGTGCGCAAGGTCTATGCCGGCGGCGTCGAAGCCATCAAGGGCGTCAGCCTGCAGATCGGCGACGGCCGGTTCTGCGTGCTGGTCGGCCCGTCGGGCTGCGGCAAGTCCACGCTGCTGCGAATGGTGGCAGGCCTCGAGACCGTCACCTCCGGCACCGTCGCGATCGGCGGCCGCACCGTCAACGAAATCGAGCCGGCGGACCGCGACATCGCCATGGTGTTTCAGAATTACGCGCTCTATCCGCATATGAGCGTCTACAACAACATGGCCTATGGCCTGCGCAATCGCGGCATGGCCAAGGGCGAAATCGACTCGCGGGTGCGCACTGCGGCGCAGACCCTCGACATCGAGGCGCTGCTCGCGCGCAAGCCGAAGCAGCTGTCGGGCGGCCAGCGCCAGCGCGTCGCCATGGGCCGCGCCATCGTGCGCCAGCCCAAGGTCTTCCTGTTCGACGAGCCGCTGTCGAATCTCGACGCCAAGCTGCGCATCGCCATGCGGGTGGAGATCAGCCGCCTGCAGCGCCGCCTCGGCACCACCTCGATCTATGTCACCCACGACCAGCTCGAAGCGATGACCCTCGCCGACATGCTGGTGGTGATGAATGCCGGCCAGGTCGAGCAGATCGGACCGCCGCTCGAGGTCTACCGCACCCCGGCCACCACCTTTGTCGCCGCCTTCATCGGCGCACCGCCGATGAATCTGTCACCGCTGTCGGGCGCCGAGGCCGCGGCGCTGGCGCCGGAGGCGCCCGCCGGGGCAATCCTCGGCATCCGCCCGGAGGACCTCGTCGTCACCACCGGCGCGGCACCGCAGGGCGGCGTGGCGCTCGACCTCACGGTGGATGCCATCGAGCCGGTCGGGGCGGAAACGTTCGTCTATGCCCGGCGCGGCACCGGCCAGGGTAACGACGGGGCGATCCGGGCGGATATCGATTCCGATATCGTGGTCCGCCTGCCGGGCCAGACCGCGCCGCCGCCGGGCGCGCCGCTGCGGGTCGCGGCGCTCAGGGAGAAACTTCACCTGTTCAGCCCGGACGGCCGCCGGCGGATCGATATCCGCCCGTGA
- a CDS encoding DUF1150 domain-containing protein — translation MTEVTVIHPDQPVSQEALAAMGEGHIAYVKQIRSEDVPHLFPQAPQLAPGLKLFTLHAADGTPIMLTDSREAAVANAWSNELEAVSVH, via the coding sequence ATGACCGAAGTCACTGTCATCCACCCCGACCAGCCCGTCTCACAGGAAGCGCTCGCCGCCATGGGTGAAGGTCATATCGCCTATGTGAAGCAGATCCGCTCCGAGGACGTCCCGCATCTGTTTCCGCAGGCGCCGCAGCTCGCGCCCGGGCTGAAGCTCTTCACCCTGCACGCCGCCGACGGCACGCCGATCATGCTGACCGACAGCCGCGAAGCCGCCGTCGCCAACGCCTGGAGCAACGAGCTCGAGGCGGTCAGCGTGCACTGA
- a CDS encoding complex I NDUFA9 subunit family protein — protein sequence MTTPADAPRFTAQGFNQGFGDQTLETLITVFGGSGFLGRHVVRALAKRGYRIRVAVRRPDLAGHLQPLGRVGQIHAVQANLRYPESVTAAVRGSAVVINLVGILAESGAQTFKSVQDEGAAAVAAAANGAGARLIHVSAIGADAQSASLYARSKAAGEAAIRAVLPGSIVFRPSVVFGPEDQFTNRFAALARVMPLLPLVGGDTRLQPVFVGDVAAAIASAVDGKARAGATYELGGPEVMTMREIIELILATIHRERALLPLPLPLAKLQALVLQYAPGALKLTPDQVELLRNDNVVSEAAKAAGLTLEGLGIVPESLAAILPSYLWRFRKTGQFSHAA from the coding sequence ATGACCACACCCGCCGACGCCCCCCGATTCACCGCCCAAGGCTTCAATCAAGGCTTTGGCGACCAAACCCTGGAAACCCTGATCACCGTTTTCGGCGGCTCGGGCTTTCTCGGCCGGCACGTGGTGCGGGCGCTGGCCAAGCGCGGCTACCGCATCCGGGTGGCGGTGCGGCGCCCGGACCTCGCCGGCCATCTCCAGCCGCTCGGCAGGGTCGGCCAGATTCATGCCGTCCAGGCCAACCTGCGCTACCCCGAATCGGTGACCGCGGCGGTGCGCGGCAGCGCCGTGGTGATCAACCTCGTCGGGATTCTCGCCGAATCGGGCGCCCAGACCTTCAAGTCGGTCCAGGACGAAGGCGCCGCTGCCGTGGCGGCGGCAGCGAACGGCGCCGGCGCCCGGCTGATCCATGTCTCGGCGATCGGCGCCGATGCGCAATCGGCCTCGCTCTACGCCCGCAGCAAGGCGGCTGGCGAGGCCGCGATCCGCGCCGTCCTGCCCGGCAGCATCGTCTTCCGCCCGTCGGTGGTGTTCGGTCCGGAGGACCAGTTCACCAACCGCTTCGCCGCGCTGGCGCGCGTCATGCCGCTGCTGCCGCTGGTCGGCGGCGACACCAGGCTGCAGCCGGTCTTCGTCGGCGATGTCGCGGCGGCCATCGCATCGGCCGTCGATGGCAAGGCGCGTGCCGGCGCGACCTACGAACTCGGCGGGCCCGAGGTGATGACCATGCGCGAGATCATCGAACTGATCCTCGCCACCATCCATCGCGAACGGGCGCTGCTGCCGCTGCCCTTGCCGCTAGCGAAGCTGCAGGCCCTGGTCCTGCAATACGCCCCCGGCGCCCTCAAGCTGACGCCGGACCAGGTCGAACTGCTGCGCAACGACAACGTGGTGTCGGAAGCCGCCAAAGCCGCGGGCCTGACCCTCGAAGGCCTCGGCATCGTGCCGGAATCGCTCGCCGCGATCCTGCCGTCCTATCTCTGGCGCTTCCGCAAGACCGGCCAGTTCTCGCACGCGGCGTAA
- a CDS encoding Hsp20 family protein yields MSRVPSLSSPFLLGFDEIERALDRVVKGADGYPPYNIERLERTDGQPERLRITLAVAGFTRDQLDVTVEEKQLVIRGRQQDDKTRQFIHRGIAARLFQRTFVLADGMQVLNADLKNGLLSIDLARPESERVVKTIAINEHE; encoded by the coding sequence ATGTCTCGTGTTCCTTCGTTGTCCAGTCCGTTTCTGTTGGGATTCGACGAGATCGAGCGTGCGCTCGACCGCGTCGTCAAAGGTGCCGACGGCTACCCCCCCTACAACATCGAGCGCCTCGAACGTACCGATGGCCAGCCCGAGCGGCTGCGCATCACGCTCGCGGTGGCGGGCTTTACCCGCGACCAACTCGATGTGACCGTGGAGGAAAAGCAGCTCGTCATCCGCGGCCGCCAGCAGGACGACAAGACCCGGCAGTTCATCCATCGCGGTATCGCCGCGCGCCTGTTCCAGCGCACCTTCGTGCTGGCGGACGGGATGCAGGTGCTGAATGCGGATCTGAAGAACGGGCTGTTGTCCATCGACCTCGCCAGGCCGGAGTCTGAACGGGTCGTTAAGACAATAGCTATCAATGAACACGAATAA
- the rpoN gene encoding RNA polymerase factor sigma-54: protein MALSQRLEFRQTQSLVMTPQLMQAIKLLQLSNLDLATFVEEELERNPLLERAAENGEPADSREGADADFTAGSDAAGAETGADGLDGDFEVGFAEGGFSSAEASGAGAADAAPAEDWMNRDLGSRSEMEQTFDTGLDNVFPEEPGEAAARAAQDAAPTTYTEWGGGASGDDDYNLEAFVAAETTLGGHLAEQLAVAFSTLSQRLIGQYLIDLVDDAGYLPADLGQAAERLGTSEAEVEEVVSVLQTFDPPGICARNLCECLAIQLRERDRYDPAMQALVEHLDLLAKRDFAALRKVCGVDDEDIVDMVSEIRRLDPKPGLRFGGGRAQTVVPDVYVRPGPDGGWLVELNSDTLPRVLVNQSYYTKLSKSVRKSDDKSYFSDCLQNATWLVRALDQRARTILKVATEIVRQQDGFFAHGVSHLRPLNLKAVADAIQMHESTVSRVTANKYMATNRGIFELKYFFTASIAAADGGEAHSAEAVRHRIKLLIDAESPAAVLSDDGIVEQLRSEGVDIARRTVAKYREALRIPSSVQRRREKQALISAGAAMPRRDIATA from the coding sequence ATGGCGCTGTCGCAGAGATTAGAGTTCCGCCAGACCCAATCGCTGGTGATGACCCCGCAGCTGATGCAGGCCATCAAGCTGCTGCAACTGTCCAACCTGGATCTGGCCACCTTCGTCGAGGAGGAGCTCGAACGGAACCCACTGCTGGAGCGGGCGGCCGAAAACGGCGAGCCGGCCGATAGCCGCGAGGGGGCCGATGCCGATTTTACCGCCGGGAGCGACGCGGCGGGCGCCGAGACCGGCGCGGACGGCCTCGACGGCGATTTCGAAGTTGGTTTCGCCGAGGGCGGCTTCAGCAGTGCCGAGGCCTCAGGTGCAGGCGCCGCCGACGCCGCGCCGGCCGAGGACTGGATGAACCGCGATCTCGGCAGCCGCAGCGAGATGGAGCAGACCTTCGATACCGGTCTCGACAACGTCTTTCCGGAAGAGCCCGGCGAGGCCGCCGCCCGCGCCGCCCAGGATGCCGCGCCGACCACCTACACCGAATGGGGTGGTGGCGCCTCCGGCGACGACGACTACAACCTCGAAGCCTTCGTCGCCGCCGAGACGACACTGGGCGGACATCTCGCCGAACAACTCGCTGTCGCGTTCTCGACACTGTCCCAGCGCCTGATCGGACAATATCTGATCGATCTCGTCGATGACGCCGGCTACCTGCCGGCCGATCTCGGCCAGGCCGCCGAGCGCCTCGGCACCTCGGAAGCGGAGGTGGAAGAGGTCGTTTCGGTGCTGCAGACCTTCGATCCGCCCGGCATCTGCGCCCGCAATCTTTGCGAATGCCTCGCCATCCAGCTCCGCGAGCGCGACCGCTACGACCCGGCGATGCAGGCCCTGGTGGAGCATCTCGATCTCCTGGCCAAGCGCGACTTCGCCGCGCTGCGCAAGGTCTGCGGCGTCGACGACGAGGATATCGTCGACATGGTGTCGGAGATCCGCCGCCTCGATCCCAAACCGGGCCTGCGCTTCGGCGGCGGCCGGGCCCAGACCGTGGTGCCGGACGTCTATGTGCGGCCGGGGCCGGACGGCGGCTGGCTGGTCGAACTCAACAGCGACACGCTGCCGCGCGTGCTGGTCAACCAGAGCTACTACACGAAACTCTCGAAGAGCGTGCGCAAGAGCGACGACAAGTCCTATTTCTCCGATTGCCTGCAGAACGCGACGTGGCTGGTGCGCGCCCTCGATCAGCGCGCCCGGACGATCCTCAAAGTCGCCACCGAGATCGTGCGCCAGCAGGACGGCTTCTTTGCCCACGGCGTGTCGCATCTGCGACCGCTGAATCTGAAGGCCGTTGCCGACGCGATCCAGATGCATGAATCGACCGTCTCGCGCGTCACCGCCAACAAATACATGGCGACCAATCGCGGTATCTTCGAACTGAAGTATTTCTTCACCGCTTCGATTGCCGCGGCGGACGGCGGCGAAGCTCATTCGGCGGAAGCGGTGCGGCATCGCATCAAGCTGCTGATCGACGCCGAAAGCCCCGCGGCGGTTCTCTCCGACGACGGTATAGTGGAACAGCTTCGTTCCGAGGGCGTCGACATCGCGCGGCGTACGGTTGCGAAATATCGCGAGGCGCTGCGGATCCCATCGTCGGTGCAGCGCCGCCGCGAGAAGCAGGCGCTGATTTCTGCCGGCGCGGCGATGCCGCGGCGTGACATCGCAACGGCCTGA
- a CDS encoding ribonuclease D, producing the protein MTIRLHRGDLPDLGRYTASVAIDTETLGLNPHRDRLCVVQLSNGDGTADVVQIPAGHRDAPNLKKLLGDPAVTKIFHYARFDVAVLFNTFGVMPQPVYCTKIASRLVRTYTDRHGLKDLVRELLGVELSKQQQSSDWGAAALTDAQLAYAASDVLHLHQLRERLDAMLARENRTALAGACFGFLPARALLDLQGWHDQDIFSHS; encoded by the coding sequence ATGACCATCCGTCTGCATCGGGGCGATCTGCCCGACCTCGGCCGCTACACCGCCTCGGTGGCCATCGACACCGAGACCCTCGGCCTCAATCCGCACCGCGACCGGCTCTGCGTGGTGCAGCTCTCCAACGGCGACGGCACCGCCGACGTGGTGCAGATTCCGGCCGGTCACCGCGACGCGCCGAACCTGAAGAAGCTGCTGGGCGATCCGGCGGTCACCAAGATCTTCCACTACGCCCGCTTCGACGTCGCGGTGCTGTTCAACACTTTCGGCGTGATGCCGCAGCCGGTCTATTGCACCAAGATCGCGTCGCGGCTTGTCCGCACCTACACCGATCGCCACGGCCTCAAGGACCTGGTGCGCGAACTGCTCGGCGTCGAGCTCTCCAAGCAGCAGCAGTCGAGCGACTGGGGCGCCGCGGCGCTGACCGACGCCCAGCTCGCCTATGCCGCCTCCGACGTGCTCCACCTGCATCAGCTGCGCGAGCGGCTCGACGCGATGCTGGCGCGGGAGAACCGCACCGCGCTTGCCGGCGCCTGCTTCGGCTTCCTGCCGGCCCGGGCGCTGCTCGATCTGCAGGGCTGGCACGACCAGGACATCTTCTCGCATTCGTAA
- the lptC gene encoding LPS export ABC transporter periplasmic protein LptC — MDQQSYQAGMERRFARASRHSARVRFLRRAIPTVVGLAILLIVAASVFNPFRLLSKLPLSAGNLVVSGTKITMQSPHLTGFTPDQRPYDLRAKTATQDVTDPVHVELQDMSAKVQMEDKSTVTMDSKVGFFDTKTQLLDLKQDIFLQSSTGYEARLTQAQVDLAKGTVSSDEPVAVKLLNGTLNSNKLRIIDNGVLVVFGGGVSMTLFLDEGPKPAGDAGAAETAAAPPVVESVAEPRPRPAPARRKREP, encoded by the coding sequence ATGGACCAGCAGAGCTATCAGGCCGGGATGGAGCGGCGTTTTGCCCGCGCGAGCCGTCACAGCGCCCGCGTCCGCTTCCTGCGCCGGGCCATCCCCACCGTGGTGGGACTTGCGATTCTGCTGATCGTCGCCGCGTCCGTCTTCAATCCGTTCCGGCTGCTCTCCAAACTGCCGCTCAGCGCCGGCAACCTGGTGGTCTCGGGGACCAAGATCACCATGCAGTCGCCGCATCTCACCGGCTTCACGCCCGACCAGCGCCCCTATGACCTGCGCGCGAAGACCGCCACCCAGGATGTCACCGATCCGGTGCACGTTGAATTGCAGGACATGAGCGCCAAGGTGCAGATGGAAGACAAGAGCACCGTTACCATGGACTCGAAGGTCGGGTTTTTCGACACCAAGACCCAGTTGCTCGATCTCAAGCAGGATATCTTCCTGCAGTCGTCCACCGGCTACGAGGCGCGTCTCACCCAGGCCCAGGTCGATCTCGCCAAAGGTACCGTCTCCTCCGACGAGCCGGTCGCGGTCAAGCTGCTCAACGGTACGCTCAATTCCAACAAGCTACGCATCATCGACAACGGCGTGCTGGTCGTCTTTGGTGGCGGCGTGTCGATGACATTGTTTCTCGACGAGGGCCCCAAGCCCGCCGGCGATGCCGGTGCCGCCGAAACCGCGGCGGCGCCGCCGGTTGTCGAAAGCGTCGCCGAGCCGCGGCCGCGCCCGGCGCCGGCGCGCCGGAAGCGCGAGCCATGA
- a CDS encoding LptA/OstA family protein: protein MRLQRSLTGAVLALAVTGLALGGEVRAQGSVQGVPNAMQGFSQNRDKPIQIDAGSLELRDKEKAATFKDNVKVVQGDTTMRCKILVVFYEGGAGGSATSGAQSNAQPAQPKPTMTSATPGPTGSSAIKRLEAKGGVIVTQKDQTVTGDNGVFDMKTNTITVTGNVVLTQGDNILRGDTLIVDMTTGISRVEAKKGVQGMFKSSAPTNPGAGGLFPSSPPQPSAPAPRQSGKPLKLNDVNEGTRR, encoded by the coding sequence ATGAGACTGCAACGAAGCTTGACGGGCGCGGTATTGGCGCTGGCGGTGACGGGGCTCGCGCTCGGCGGCGAAGTGCGCGCGCAGGGGTCGGTGCAGGGTGTGCCGAATGCCATGCAGGGCTTCTCGCAGAACCGCGACAAGCCGATCCAGATCGATGCCGGCAGCCTCGAGCTGCGCGACAAGGAGAAGGCCGCGACCTTCAAGGACAACGTCAAGGTGGTGCAGGGCGACACCACCATGCGCTGCAAGATCCTGGTGGTCTTCTACGAAGGCGGCGCCGGCGGTTCAGCCACTTCCGGCGCGCAATCCAACGCGCAGCCCGCGCAACCCAAGCCGACCATGACCTCGGCGACGCCGGGTCCGACGGGCAGTTCGGCGATCAAGCGCCTGGAAGCCAAGGGCGGCGTGATCGTCACTCAGAAGGACCAGACGGTGACCGGCGACAACGGCGTGTTCGACATGAAGACGAACACCATCACCGTGACCGGTAACGTCGTGCTGACGCAGGGCGACAACATCCTTCGCGGCGACACCCTGATCGTCGACATGACCACCGGAATTTCCCGCGTCGAAGCCAAGAAGGGCGTGCAGGGCATGTTCAAATCGTCAGCCCCGACCAATCCCGGCGCCGGCGGCCTGTTCCCCAGCTCACCCCCACAGCCTTCGGCGCCGGCTCCGCGCCAGAGCGGAAAGCCCTTGAAACTCAACGATGTGAACGAGGGGACGCGGCGCTGA
- the hpf gene encoding ribosome hibernation-promoting factor, HPF/YfiA family produces MTIRVSGKSISVGEALRGRVSDRTEEVLRKYFDGNYSGHVTLSKDGFGFRTDCALHLDSGVTLEAESTASDAYVSADQALSQIEKRLRRYKSRLKDRSARKAHAAAAAVELDVPSYVIEAPGGENEGEVLAFNPVIIAESTTALKSMSVSEAVLELDFTGAPVIVFRHGSTGRVNVIYRRADGNVGWIDPPVLDGGKA; encoded by the coding sequence ATGACCATCAGAGTCTCGGGCAAGAGCATCAGTGTCGGGGAAGCCCTGCGGGGACGGGTCAGTGATCGCACCGAAGAAGTTCTGCGGAAATATTTCGACGGCAATTATTCCGGCCACGTCACACTGTCCAAGGACGGTTTCGGTTTCCGCACCGATTGCGCCCTGCACCTCGATTCGGGGGTGACGCTGGAGGCGGAATCGACCGCGTCCGACGCCTATGTGAGCGCCGACCAGGCGCTGTCCCAGATCGAGAAGCGGCTGCGGCGCTACAAGAGCCGCCTCAAGGATCGTTCTGCGCGCAAGGCTCATGCCGCCGCTGCGGCCGTCGAGCTCGACGTGCCGAGCTACGTCATCGAAGCTCCCGGCGGGGAAAATGAAGGCGAGGTCCTGGCCTTCAATCCGGTGATCATCGCTGAATCGACCACGGCGCTGAAATCGATGTCGGTGAGTGAGGCGGTGCTGGAACTGGACTTCACCGGCGCGCCGGTGATCGTGTTCCGGCACGGTTCGACGGGACGCGTCAACGTGATCTATCGCCGCGCCGACGGCAATGTCGGGTGGATCGATCCGCCGGTGCTCGACGGCGGCAAGGCGTGA
- a CDS encoding undecaprenyl-diphosphate phosphatase produces MLSDTIRAILLGIVEGVTEFLPVSSTGHLLLVERFFGLDDSGFWKSFAVLIQLGAILAILMIYFGRLWRIALGMFTDPDARRFVIGVLVAFLPAAVIGALAGGLIKSYLFNPWVVCFSLIVGGAVLLWVDQIDLYPRYHDATSFSLPMYFGIGVAQCAAMIPGVSRSGASIVSAMLFGADKRSSAEFSFFLAIPTMVGAFAYDFYKNRAEMNTDHIAIVAIGFVVSFITAAIVVRTFLEFVTRNGFAFFAWWRVTVGTLGLIALALGK; encoded by the coding sequence ACACGATCAGGGCGATTCTTCTCGGCATCGTCGAGGGCGTCACCGAATTCCTGCCTGTTTCCTCGACCGGACATCTGCTGCTGGTCGAACGCTTCTTCGGTCTCGATGACAGCGGTTTCTGGAAGAGCTTCGCCGTGCTGATTCAGCTCGGCGCCATCCTCGCCATCCTGATGATCTATTTCGGCCGGCTGTGGCGCATCGCGCTCGGCATGTTCACCGATCCGGATGCCCGGCGCTTCGTCATCGGCGTGCTCGTCGCCTTCCTGCCAGCCGCCGTCATCGGCGCGCTCGCCGGCGGCCTGATCAAGAGCTACCTGTTCAATCCCTGGGTCGTGTGCTTCTCGCTGATCGTCGGCGGCGCCGTGCTGCTGTGGGTCGACCAGATCGACCTCTACCCGCGCTACCACGATGCCACCAGCTTCTCGCTGCCGATGTATTTCGGCATCGGCGTCGCCCAATGCGCGGCGATGATTCCGGGTGTCTCCCGCTCGGGCGCCAGCATCGTCTCGGCGATGCTGTTCGGCGCCGACAAGCGCTCGTCGGCGGAGTTTTCGTTCTTCCTGGCGATCCCGACCATGGTCGGCGCCTTCGCCTATGATTTCTACAAGAACCGCGCCGAGATGAATACCGATCACATCGCCATCGTGGCGATCGGATTCGTCGTGTCCTTCATCACCGCGGCGATCGTGGTGCGCACCTTCCTCGAATTCGTCACCCGCAACGGCTTCGCCTTCTTCGCCTGGTGGCGCGTCACCGTCGGCACGCTCGGGCTGATCGCGTTGGCGCTGGGCAAGTGA
- the lptB gene encoding LPS export ABC transporter ATP-binding protein — protein sequence MVDLLRMFRRSRPARGSQQFGRSGDITSFSERVTVLFRKTATAAVPVTARERAEAVKQPRWMAAAGTTEPPAEPRGGFLAIHGIEKTFGSRQVVRGVSLYVRRGEAVGILGPNGAGKTTVFYMITGLIKADRGRVELDGHDVTELPMYQRARLGIGYLPQEASIFRGLNVEDNIRAVLEVVEPDRRRREHELDSLLEEFNITRLRKSPSIALSGGERRRVEIARALATRPNYMLLDEPFAGIDPIAVGDIQDLVRHLTNRGIGVLITDHNVRETLGLTDRAYIVYAGEVLTEGSPDEIVADPDVRRLYLGEEFRL from the coding sequence ATGGTGGACCTGCTGCGCATGTTCCGTCGAAGCCGGCCGGCCCGCGGCTCGCAACAATTCGGTCGTTCCGGCGACATCACCTCCTTCAGCGAGCGCGTCACCGTGCTGTTCCGCAAGACCGCAACCGCCGCCGTTCCCGTCACTGCGCGTGAGCGCGCCGAGGCGGTTAAGCAGCCGCGCTGGATGGCTGCGGCCGGGACCACGGAGCCGCCGGCTGAGCCGCGCGGCGGCTTCCTCGCCATCCACGGTATCGAAAAGACCTTCGGCTCGCGCCAGGTGGTGCGCGGCGTCAGTCTCTATGTGCGGCGGGGCGAGGCCGTCGGCATTCTCGGCCCCAACGGCGCCGGCAAGACCACGGTGTTCTACATGATCACCGGGCTGATCAAGGCCGATCGTGGCCGTGTCGAACTCGACGGCCACGACGTGACGGAGCTGCCGATGTATCAGCGCGCGCGGCTCGGCATCGGCTACCTGCCGCAGGAAGCGTCGATCTTCCGCGGCCTCAATGTCGAGGACAACATTCGTGCGGTTCTCGAGGTGGTGGAGCCCGATCGTCGTCGGCGCGAGCACGAGCTCGATTCGCTGCTCGAGGAGTTCAACATCACGCGCTTGCGCAAGTCGCCTTCGATCGCCTTGTCCGGCGGCGAACGACGCCGCGTCGAAATCGCGCGGGCGCTGGCGACCCGGCCGAACTACATGCTGCTCGACGAGCCGTTTGCCGGTATCGACCCGATCGCGGTGGGCGACATCCAGGATCTGGTGCGTCATCTCACCAATCGCGGCATCGGCGTCCTGATCACCGACCACAATGTGCGCGAGACGCTCGGACTTACCGATCGGGCCTACATCGTCTATGCCGGCGAGGTGCTGACCGAAGGCAGTCCGGACGAGATCGTCGCCGATCCCGATGTCCGCCGGCTCTATCTCGGCGAGGAATTCCGCCTCTAG